A portion of the Coraliomargarita parva genome contains these proteins:
- a CDS encoding right-handed parallel beta-helix repeat-containing protein: protein MIHYHPRKRLTVCMLSVLAVLCLPAENMVKNGNFNDWDDAQSRPVGWTVRSPQDYSPLPQEGGLQVKVVKEQGGYGEVLQRFEVNPRGTYRLSGAIRADRDDLAFFQVKRYGGGKELNRFATSRNKGGDWCEVEKNFEAGGAEFVEVLLRWQQNEAAVGARAAFRNLQFEELPPLVYEGEEVPPRVVPTFNSAGFYWKPTGGTESRAVSLSYRKKGEAGWREAMPLWFDATRHADAGEPHTGEYRGSLVYLDAGTEYEARLQLQDGPERVVAFATQSENFKIARTVRLPAAYEGTYVIDAGGNPDEGYVLYEAETGGGGFWDAAGESANLEINASWVIVRGLTLKNGGRHGIILGDVDHVVVDRCDISHWGETGPDGQARNFNSAIFSASKLLHSIVVQHCDMHDPRSDSNSWAEQRPGTRSKHPEGPQAISFMGGQGRYVIRFNRIYSDMDHMFNDGMGESKNFGFAGFPNRDSDIHDNFVSHCWDDALEVEGANMNVRVWNNYIDMSLGAIGGAATSLGPVYYFRNVYAVSRKHSGMSANDLRGHYLLKIGNERPQYTRGKIFLLHNTALQPPSFEGSSVPSSGAQSGIVYTSSKKLQENITSRNNILQMRYGKDWAIRDTQKTFSCDYDFDLYNGRIMAREGAESNGIVGVPLYERTADGRLWLVPGSAGHDAGARLPNFNDNFSGDAPDMGAVETYSQEAKPLHWPDFPENYYPPVEPEVEGAVLP, encoded by the coding sequence ATGATCCATTACCACCCCCGTAAAAGACTGACTGTCTGCATGCTTTCCGTGCTCGCTGTTCTTTGCCTGCCGGCGGAAAATATGGTGAAGAACGGTAATTTTAACGATTGGGATGACGCCCAATCGCGTCCCGTTGGATGGACCGTTCGTTCGCCCCAGGATTACAGCCCCTTGCCACAGGAGGGAGGCTTGCAAGTTAAGGTCGTGAAGGAACAGGGCGGTTACGGTGAAGTCTTGCAACGCTTCGAAGTGAATCCGCGGGGTACGTATCGCTTGTCCGGTGCCATTCGTGCGGACCGGGACGACCTCGCCTTTTTCCAAGTCAAACGCTATGGAGGGGGCAAGGAACTGAATCGCTTCGCTACGTCGCGGAACAAGGGCGGCGATTGGTGTGAGGTGGAAAAAAACTTCGAGGCGGGTGGCGCCGAATTTGTCGAAGTGCTGCTGCGCTGGCAGCAGAATGAGGCCGCGGTGGGCGCGCGCGCGGCTTTCCGGAATCTGCAATTCGAGGAACTGCCGCCGCTGGTTTATGAAGGCGAAGAAGTTCCGCCCCGTGTGGTGCCGACCTTCAACTCGGCGGGCTTCTACTGGAAACCGACCGGTGGCACCGAATCCCGTGCGGTGAGCCTGTCCTACCGGAAGAAGGGCGAAGCCGGGTGGCGCGAGGCCATGCCCTTGTGGTTTGATGCGACACGACATGCCGATGCGGGTGAGCCGCATACCGGGGAATACCGTGGCAGTCTGGTCTACCTGGATGCCGGCACCGAATACGAGGCCCGCCTTCAACTGCAGGACGGCCCTGAACGTGTGGTCGCTTTTGCCACGCAGTCAGAGAATTTCAAAATTGCGCGCACGGTACGGTTGCCGGCCGCGTACGAGGGCACTTACGTGATCGATGCAGGCGGCAACCCCGACGAGGGCTACGTCCTGTACGAAGCGGAGACGGGCGGCGGCGGCTTCTGGGATGCCGCCGGTGAAAGCGCGAATCTCGAAATCAATGCCTCCTGGGTGATTGTCCGCGGCTTGACCCTGAAGAACGGCGGCCGCCACGGAATCATTCTCGGTGATGTCGATCATGTGGTGGTGGACCGCTGCGATATCAGCCACTGGGGAGAAACCGGACCGGATGGCCAGGCCCGGAACTTTAATTCGGCCATCTTCAGTGCCTCGAAGTTGCTGCACTCAATCGTGGTCCAGCACTGTGACATGCATGATCCGCGCAGCGACAGCAACTCCTGGGCGGAGCAACGACCCGGCACCCGGAGCAAGCACCCGGAAGGACCGCAGGCCATCTCTTTCATGGGCGGCCAAGGTCGGTATGTGATCCGTTTCAATCGTATCTATTCGGACATGGACCATATGTTCAATGACGGGATGGGGGAGTCCAAGAATTTTGGCTTTGCCGGCTTCCCCAACCGTGACAGTGACATCCACGACAACTTTGTTTCGCACTGCTGGGATGATGCGTTGGAAGTCGAGGGGGCGAATATGAATGTCCGTGTCTGGAACAACTACATAGACATGAGCTTGGGTGCGATTGGTGGTGCGGCCACTTCGCTGGGACCGGTCTATTATTTCCGGAACGTTTATGCCGTCTCGCGCAAGCATTCGGGGATGTCCGCCAACGATCTGCGCGGGCACTATCTCCTCAAGATCGGCAATGAGCGGCCCCAATATACCCGGGGTAAGATTTTCCTGCTACACAATACCGCCCTGCAGCCGCCTTCCTTCGAAGGCAGCTCGGTGCCTTCGAGTGGCGCCCAGTCCGGCATCGTCTATACCTCCAGCAAGAAACTGCAGGAAAACATCACGAGCCGGAACAATATCCTGCAAATGCGCTATGGGAAGGACTGGGCCATTCGGGATACCCAGAAAACCTTTAGCTGCGACTATGATTTCGACCTCTACAACGGGCGCATTATGGCCCGCGAGGGGGCTGAATCGAACGGGATCGTGGGCGTCCCGCTGTATGAGCGGACAGCAGATGGCCGGCTCTGGCTGGTACCCGGTTCGGCGGGGCATGATGCCGGCGCACGGCTGCCCAATTTCAATGACAATTTCAGCGGGGATGCGCCCGATATGGGCGCGGTCGAGACGTACTCCCAGGAGGCCAAACCGCTGCATTGGCCGGACTTCCCCGAGAATTACTACCCGCCAGTGGAGCCTGAGGTCGAAGGAGCAGTCCTGCCCTAG
- a CDS encoding LacI family DNA-binding transcriptional regulator, whose protein sequence is MTKRVTLKQIAEACGVSIATVSYALRKSSHIPESTRTRIQQTAERLGYRPDPELASLAARKNRSGKLGFYASVAVLYPNPESSRATRLFATHSKHFKERMQDYGCSVSDFQVDSNRYRPARLAQILHTRGIRGILLGWGNWPDSASEFPWHEFAVVSTERTDLSESIDKVSMNHFHALDDIFERLDHWSHQRYGLILHDDCPPETRSLILGSYYANLFERPRLESSIPPYAYHLGEDGSSLRKWYRAYQPEVIISHRVIEPAMFNAAGIQFPKPTRLVVIEIDESSPVAYTGLYTEGELGRTIATLLARKMRNDEVEAGRFRKRLTLVNGIWHDGETLGD, encoded by the coding sequence ATGACGAAACGAGTCACATTAAAACAGATTGCCGAAGCCTGCGGAGTCAGTATCGCCACAGTCTCCTACGCCCTGCGCAAAAGCAGTCACATCCCGGAAAGCACGCGGACACGAATCCAGCAAACCGCGGAGCGCCTGGGATACCGCCCGGATCCGGAACTGGCCTCGTTGGCCGCACGGAAGAACCGTAGCGGGAAGCTTGGTTTCTATGCCTCGGTGGCAGTTCTCTACCCGAATCCGGAGAGTTCGAGAGCGACACGCCTGTTTGCCACACACAGCAAGCACTTCAAGGAGCGCATGCAGGACTACGGCTGCTCGGTCAGTGACTTCCAAGTGGATTCCAACCGCTACCGTCCGGCCCGTCTTGCCCAAATCCTGCATACGCGTGGCATCCGGGGCATTCTTCTGGGTTGGGGCAACTGGCCGGACAGTGCGAGTGAGTTTCCCTGGCATGAATTCGCGGTGGTCTCGACCGAACGGACCGACCTGAGTGAATCCATCGACAAGGTCAGCATGAACCACTTCCATGCACTGGACGATATATTCGAGCGCCTGGACCACTGGTCACACCAACGCTACGGTCTGATCCTACATGACGACTGTCCGCCGGAAACCCGCAGCCTGATACTGGGTTCGTACTACGCCAACCTCTTCGAACGCCCCCGTCTGGAATCAAGCATTCCGCCCTACGCCTATCATTTGGGTGAGGACGGCTCGTCGCTTCGGAAATGGTACCGGGCCTATCAACCGGAGGTCATTATCAGCCACCGCGTGATCGAACCGGCGATGTTCAATGCCGCCGGGATCCAATTCCCAAAACCGACCCGCCTGGTCGTGATCGAAATCGACGAGAGCAGCCCGGTCGCATACACCGGCCTCTATACCGAGGGGGAGTTGGGACGTACCATCGCCACGCTCCTGGCCCGGAAGATGCGTAACGATGAGGTCGAAGCCGGACGCTTTCGTAAACGCCTGACCCTGGTCAACGGGATTTGGCATGATGGAGAAACGCTCGGGGACTGA
- a CDS encoding beta-N-acetylhexosaminidase translates to MAQIIEHLFPRPRQFDCRNEACPVLMLPEKLQLLPLGWSTLDQAQLVKMADFHFAEALNGKGKSGAGLKLWRDGGLAEQHYRLEVAAGGIDLAAADLAGARYGLHTLKQLFRACPNGLPELVVLDGPDFKQRGYMLDISRCKVPEMETIQSLVRTLAALRYNQLQIYMEHTFAFRDHRRVWEAASPLTAEEVRELDVYCSGYGIELVPNFNSFGHFERWLRHEPYKQMAESPEGFVHPLDGKRRWFGSTLKPDAQSLAFLKGLYLELLPNFGSRSFNIGGDEPWELGKGASRERVEREGEGPVYLDFLKQIHQLVRSEGRTMLFWGDLINRHPELIPELPRDCIALNWGYEADSPHAEQLPRFREAGIDFYVCPGTSAWCSITGRLENCLQNIGNAATAGLENGALGLLLTDWGDGGHHQMPEIAWPGLVTAGLSSWCREANEPVPLESALEYCFVGAGLPQGGAALICEIGHLAEQGRWFWPNRGLFQVLLFEDAYGAGQLCTVDDLNGADLEGFAGSLSVLWDRLEALDTPDAPALLIRDELAMTLSMCRMALAKYACLTGQPILARDDLLALRGAILKDYPRLWRARNREGGLEESMEILTRALAFVDGPAGSE, encoded by the coding sequence ATGGCCCAAATAATTGAGCATCTTTTTCCGCGTCCCCGGCAGTTCGACTGTCGGAATGAGGCTTGTCCGGTTCTAATGCTCCCTGAGAAGCTACAGCTTTTGCCCCTGGGCTGGAGCACTTTGGATCAGGCGCAGCTCGTGAAAATGGCGGATTTTCACTTCGCGGAGGCACTAAATGGGAAGGGTAAGAGCGGCGCCGGGTTGAAGCTCTGGCGGGACGGGGGGCTGGCGGAGCAGCATTACAGGCTCGAGGTCGCTGCCGGCGGGATCGACCTGGCCGCGGCCGACCTCGCGGGGGCGCGCTACGGTCTCCACACACTGAAGCAATTGTTCCGTGCCTGTCCCAACGGCCTGCCGGAACTTGTTGTTTTGGACGGCCCGGATTTCAAGCAACGGGGCTACATGCTCGATATCAGCCGTTGCAAAGTTCCGGAAATGGAGACCATCCAGTCGCTGGTGCGCACTCTGGCTGCCCTGCGTTACAACCAACTGCAGATCTATATGGAGCACACCTTCGCCTTCCGGGACCACCGCCGGGTTTGGGAGGCGGCATCACCTCTGACTGCCGAGGAGGTGCGTGAGCTGGATGTCTATTGTTCCGGGTACGGTATCGAGCTCGTCCCGAACTTTAACTCATTCGGGCATTTCGAGCGCTGGTTGCGGCATGAGCCTTACAAGCAGATGGCGGAGTCGCCGGAAGGCTTTGTCCATCCGCTGGACGGGAAGCGCCGTTGGTTCGGCAGTACCCTGAAGCCGGATGCGCAGTCACTGGCATTCCTCAAGGGGCTCTATCTCGAGTTGCTCCCGAACTTCGGCAGCCGCTCTTTCAATATCGGTGGCGACGAGCCGTGGGAACTGGGAAAGGGTGCCAGCCGGGAGCGGGTCGAGCGGGAAGGAGAGGGACCGGTTTACCTGGATTTCCTCAAGCAGATCCATCAGCTCGTCCGGTCCGAAGGGCGCACGATGCTTTTCTGGGGCGATTTGATCAACCGGCACCCTGAACTGATTCCCGAGCTGCCTCGCGACTGTATCGCCTTGAACTGGGGCTACGAGGCCGATTCCCCGCACGCGGAGCAGCTGCCCCGTTTTCGGGAGGCGGGCATCGATTTCTATGTCTGTCCCGGGACCTCGGCCTGGTGTTCCATCACCGGGCGTCTGGAGAACTGCCTGCAAAATATCGGTAATGCGGCGACGGCCGGGCTGGAGAACGGAGCCTTGGGCTTGCTGCTTACGGATTGGGGCGACGGGGGACACCACCAGATGCCGGAAATTGCCTGGCCGGGCTTGGTGACTGCGGGTTTGTCGTCCTGGTGCCGGGAGGCCAATGAACCGGTACCACTGGAAAGCGCACTGGAATATTGTTTTGTCGGGGCGGGGCTGCCGCAGGGGGGCGCCGCCCTCATCTGCGAGATCGGTCATTTGGCCGAACAGGGGCGGTGGTTCTGGCCGAACCGGGGATTGTTCCAGGTCCTGCTCTTTGAAGACGCTTATGGTGCCGGTCAATTGTGCACGGTGGATGACTTGAACGGGGCCGATCTGGAAGGTTTTGCCGGTTCCCTCTCTGTCTTGTGGGATCGCCTCGAAGCGTTGGACACGCCGGATGCGCCCGCTTTGCTGATTCGGGATGAATTGGCCATGACCCTGAGCATGTGTCGCATGGCTTTGGCTAAATATGCCTGTCTGACCGGGCAGCCGATCTTGGCGCGGGATGACCTGCTGGCTTTGAGGGGTGCGATTCTAAAGGACTACCCGCGCCTCTGGCGGGCCCGTAACCGGGAGGGGGGGCTGGAGGAAAGTATGGAGATCCTGACACGGGCCCTCGCCTTTGTCGACGGTCCTGCCGGTTCCGAGTGA
- a CDS encoding sulfatase family protein has protein sequence MNPLNIVYLHSHDAGRYIQPYGYAIQTPQLQKFAEQGMLFRQAFCENPTCSPSRACLMTGQSAHVNGMLGLAHRGFRLNHYEDTLVNYLRGHGWHTALSGVQHIAHEPFSTVEEIGYHEVLDEALDDSGTVRRYAPDSSGVADAATDFLAREHDKPFFLDVGFFPPHRIDDGDFPSSLPVPNPAYVRPPAHLPDTPETREDFARYMASVSTFDALAGQVLDAIDRNGLSGNTLVIVTTDHGIAFPGMKCRLTDHGLGVLLILRGPGAGGFEQGKVTDAMVSHLDIFPTVCESLGLPLPERLEGESLAALANDPEAELRDCLFAEVNVHAAPEPMRAVRTPRWKYIRHYQSLEHRVLPNCDDSPSKTRLCESGWAAVPSVREELYDLVLDPIEGNNLAALPQHADTLAEMAGRLDDWMAATSDPLLDGALELDGKILTPVDAYSPKDINKA, from the coding sequence ATGAATCCACTCAATATAGTATACCTCCACTCGCACGATGCGGGCCGATATATCCAGCCCTATGGCTATGCGATCCAGACTCCGCAGCTGCAGAAGTTCGCCGAGCAGGGCATGTTGTTTCGTCAGGCATTTTGCGAAAACCCGACTTGCTCGCCCAGTCGGGCCTGCCTCATGACGGGGCAGTCCGCCCATGTGAATGGGATGCTCGGCTTGGCCCACCGTGGTTTTCGCCTGAATCATTACGAAGATACCCTCGTCAATTATCTTCGTGGCCATGGCTGGCATACCGCCTTGAGCGGGGTGCAGCATATCGCGCACGAACCCTTTTCGACGGTGGAGGAAATCGGTTATCACGAAGTTCTCGATGAAGCCCTCGACGACTCCGGAACGGTGCGCCGCTACGCGCCGGATTCGAGCGGTGTGGCGGATGCCGCGACCGATTTTCTCGCCCGTGAGCATGATAAGCCCTTCTTTCTCGATGTCGGTTTTTTCCCGCCGCACCGTATCGATGACGGGGATTTTCCCAGCTCGCTGCCGGTGCCGAATCCCGCCTACGTGCGCCCGCCGGCCCATCTGCCGGACACGCCCGAGACGCGCGAGGATTTTGCCCGTTACATGGCCAGCGTGAGTACCTTTGATGCCTTGGCTGGACAGGTGCTCGATGCGATCGACCGGAATGGACTGTCGGGGAATACGCTCGTCATTGTGACCACCGATCATGGGATTGCGTTTCCGGGGATGAAGTGCCGGTTGACGGATCACGGCTTGGGCGTGCTGCTGATTCTGCGTGGTCCGGGCGCGGGCGGATTTGAGCAGGGCAAGGTCACGGATGCCATGGTCAGCCATCTGGATATCTTCCCGACCGTTTGTGAGTCCTTGGGCTTGCCCCTGCCGGAGCGCCTGGAGGGCGAATCGCTCGCTGCCTTGGCGAACGATCCGGAGGCGGAACTTCGGGACTGTCTTTTTGCTGAGGTGAATGTTCACGCCGCACCGGAGCCGATGCGTGCGGTCCGGACTCCGCGTTGGAAATATATACGGCACTACCAGTCACTGGAGCACCGTGTGCTTCCGAATTGTGACGACAGTCCGAGTAAAACCCGCCTGTGTGAAAGCGGCTGGGCTGCGGTTCCGAGCGTGCGCGAGGAACTCTACGATCTGGTCCTTGACCCGATCGAAGGCAATAATCTCGCGGCTTTGCCGCAACATGCCGATACCCTTGCCGAGATGGCCGGGCGACTGGATGACTGGATGGCTGCGACTTCGGACCCCTTGTTGGATGGGGCCTTGGAACTGGACGGCAAGATCCTGACACCGGTGGATGCGTATTCGCCGAAGGATATCAACAAAGCTTGA
- a CDS encoding LacI family DNA-binding transcriptional regulator produces MNMKELAKICGVSVATVSYALRNDERISQAVRERIQAKARELNYRPNSLSSALVRYRTGSKGPEETPAVAVVYAHPKTSRRTELIQTHIDNLRHAIRPYGYRLKEFYLGETTDAATQLAEQLHAEGIRGIIVAWGQWNGRMVGFPWQEFVVVSAERNEVHPALDRVSMNHFSATDLAFHQLEKLGVRRIGLICHDDLPIRVRKNIVGAYLMNVRAKENWATDIPPYFYSIGEDGESFREWFDRYQPDAILSHRQIDMAFYASAGIEFPRDAQYAVIEIDDSGPGVESGVLVNEDLGSVLAETIAGKLHYDDHVQLENEGSLILVDGEWRAGRTTAKPPSSPATPA; encoded by the coding sequence ATGAACATGAAGGAACTGGCCAAGATTTGCGGCGTCAGCGTAGCCACCGTTTCCTATGCGCTGCGTAATGACGAACGCATCTCGCAAGCGGTTCGTGAGCGCATCCAAGCCAAGGCCAGGGAACTCAATTACCGCCCCAACTCGCTGAGCTCGGCCTTGGTGCGCTACCGAACCGGCAGTAAAGGGCCCGAAGAAACGCCGGCAGTCGCCGTCGTGTATGCGCACCCCAAGACAAGCCGACGTACCGAACTGATACAAACGCACATCGATAACCTGCGCCACGCGATACGTCCCTATGGCTATCGATTGAAGGAGTTTTACCTGGGAGAAACAACGGATGCCGCGACACAACTGGCCGAGCAGCTTCATGCCGAAGGCATTCGGGGCATCATTGTGGCCTGGGGCCAGTGGAACGGGCGAATGGTTGGCTTTCCCTGGCAGGAATTCGTTGTCGTCAGCGCCGAACGCAACGAGGTCCACCCGGCGCTCGACCGGGTCAGCATGAACCATTTTAGCGCCACCGACCTGGCCTTCCACCAGTTGGAGAAACTCGGCGTACGACGCATCGGTCTGATCTGCCACGACGACCTGCCCATCCGGGTACGGAAGAACATTGTCGGCGCCTACCTGATGAATGTCCGGGCCAAGGAAAACTGGGCGACGGACATCCCGCCTTACTTTTACTCAATCGGAGAAGACGGGGAGAGCTTTAGGGAATGGTTCGATCGCTACCAACCGGATGCGATCCTCTCCCATCGTCAGATCGATATGGCCTTCTACGCCAGCGCTGGCATTGAATTTCCAAGAGACGCCCAATATGCGGTCATCGAAATTGATGATAGCGGACCCGGTGTCGAATCCGGCGTTCTGGTCAACGAAGACCTGGGATCAGTGCTGGCCGAAACCATTGCCGGCAAACTGCATTACGATGACCACGTACAATTGGAAAATGAAGGCAGCCTGATTCTGGTTGACGGCGAATGGCGGGCAGGCCGGACAACCGCGAAACCGCCAAGCAGCCCCGCCACCCCTGCCTGA